DNA sequence from the Manihot esculenta cultivar AM560-2 chromosome 11, M.esculenta_v8, whole genome shotgun sequence genome:
atcttatttaatttattttatttttaaatttttttcaaacatcttttaatatataatacgaatataattaaaaattaataaaaaaattatattctttaaaatgtatgaaaataaaataaataaaaattataaaactgaCAGAATAcaattgtttttaaaaaaactgACAGAATAAATGGGAACAATTATGGAATCTTCAAAAGATTTAGCTTAAACTTCAAGCTTAAAAgactgatatatatatatatatatatatatatatatatatattcaaaaagATTTAACTTAAACATGAAGCTCAATAAAAAGacctgttatatatatataaataattatatttttacttttatattattttataaatattaaataaaagtaataaatgATTCTAAATAATTAGCCAcgtaatttaaatagtttaggAAATGACAAtaaacaaattttaattaaagaaataaattaaataaaaattatataaaatttaattaaattttatgtatataattAAACTGCAATCATAAATTTAATCTATTATAAATGTATCTGAAATATCTGAAGTTTCAATTCGACTCCAATCCTccatttcatttcaaaaaaaaaaaatcctactgGACTCTATATCATTCTAATTCATGAACCAAACACTGTGTTactgtattttataattttttggcCAAAATAGGCGCTCCCTGCGTTATTTAAGACGCACCACCAGCTTTGTGGAATAACGCATTCCAGCAAGATGGATAGATCACTATCCAGTGGCCCAGAATCAGAAATATCAATCTCCGGTGCTGGAAAAAGATCAGGCAGCTGGGTCACCTTCCCTTTTATTATAGGTAGTTTAGTTTGGCCTGCAAGCTCTTCTTTTTCTCAAGCTTATGTCTTCCTTGAGTTTTGATCCATTGAATGTGTTCTTTTTGCTTTCAAGCAGGGACTTTTAGCTGCTTGACACTTGCTGGTGCAGGATGGTTATTCAACATCATTGTCTATCTTATTAAGGAATTCAACGTAAAGAGCATTGACGCTGCTCAAATTTCCAACGTCGTTAACGGTGGCTCCAATTTAGTTCCCTTAGTCGCCGCCATTGTTGCCGACTCTTTCCTGGGCTCTTTCTCTGTCGTCGCAGTATCTTCCTGCGTCTCCTTTGTGGTAATTTTTCTCTGTCAACATGTTATTCCCTTAAAACCTGTTTGGTATTGAGTTTAGAGAACAAAAAAGCGATTTTCagaaaaaatatcattttaaatgcgataaaagaagaaaaaaaattgttattttaatgTTGTTATAGTTAAATTAtgtcaaaaataaatttcaattattttttaatattatttaaataatatttttaagaaagtgAACGTTTTAGCAGCAACGCCAAACAGACTCCTAATATGTCTCTTTGCAAATTTAGGGCTTGGTGCTCTTGGCCTCAACTGCACTAGTCGACTCCCTGAGGCCTAAGCCGTGCGAAGATGGATCGAGCCCGTGCCAAACCCCAtcaaaactccaatatgcaATCCTGTATGGTGCCTTTGTTCTGGCATCCATTGGCATGGGAGGATCAAGATACACTTTGGCAACAATGGGCGCTAACCAATTTGATAATCCAAAAGCTCAGGGAATTTTCTTCAACTGGTTTTTCTTCATGTTCTACTTAGTTTCTCTTATTAGTGCCACGGCCATCGTCTATATAGAGGATAATGTTGGCTGGGGATTGGGGCTGGGACTATGTGTTGCTGCTAATTTCATTGGAATAGTCATTTTTCTGGTGGGAACACGTTTCTATCGACGTGATAAGCCTCAAGGAAGCCCTTTCACAAGCTTAGCCCGTGTAGTTGTTGCTGCTATACAAAAGAGGAAGGTCTTGTTGTCTTCCAGAAATGAGGACTATTACTATGACCATGATACCAAGCCGAAGGAGCTTGCTGCTCCAATGTCAAAGAGTTTCAGGTATGGAATTGAACCGTATAATTACTTCATTTTACTTATTTTGTTTTATAACTATTGATTACAGTGGATTGCAATAGTTAATATTCAATCGTTATAATgattgtattgaataataacCCCTCAGTCTTCAGCTTCCTTAGAGAGCAATCTACCAATTCCTGTAGGAATCTTGTGAGCCTAAGTGCTCCACCAACCTAGTTTATGAGAGCAATGATTTTGGTTATGGACCAGCCTGCAGGAACATACTTTATGTGGTAGGTAATGGAATAGAGAATGATTCTTACCTATTCTACAGTGTAATAATAATGAATACTCTACTATAGAATATGAATATATTGAATTGATATAAAGCATATTTCTTTAAAGTCATTTGGGGGAGGGAATGATTACTGAATGAGAAATATGGGGCCAAATGTGTACTATCTTAAGTGGATTATGGGCAGGTATATGACTCCACAAAACCACAGGGGATTGATGAATCTCTAGAATTTGGCAATTACTTGAAAGAAAGTCAAAAGCTTCAAAGATAAATACAGTATCAGTAGCAGTGACCAACTGCTAGTGGGACAATGAGTTGGGATATGACAACTCATGTTTCCTGCTGTTCTCAACATTAGGGCTGAATATATAGTATTATCATGatagaatttattaattatataacaaTCAGAGATTAAGACATGGGTTTACTCTTACAAATTAATCAGGTTCTTCAACCGAGCAGCACTCAAATCTGAAGGAGACATCAAGCCAGATGGCTCCATTGCAAAACCATGGAGACTATGCACAGTTTCACAGGTAGAAGATTTCAAAACCCTTATCAGAATTTTCCCAATATGGTCCACCAGTATATTTCTAGGCACTCCAATCGCCATGCAAAGTGGCTTGAACGTCCTCCAAGCTCTAACAATGGACCGTCACCTCGGCCAACATTTCCAAATCCCAGCCGGCTCGTTTGCAGTCGTAGTTTTACTCAGTGCATCAATTTTTCTCTCCATAATTGATCGGTTTCTCTTTCCACTGTGGCTCAACATGACTCACAAATCCCCAACGCCATTCCAAAGAATAGGCGTCGGTCATATACTAAATGTGCTGGCCATGGCTGTATCAGCTTCGTTGGAGTCGAGCCGGCTCCGACTAGCGCACCACCATAACCAAGCCAGTTCCGTCGTGCCAATGTCAGCCTTGTGGTTGTTTCCACAGCTGATTTTGATTGGCATTGGAGAAGCATTTCATTTTCCTGGACAAGTGGCTTTGTATTACCAAGAATTTCCAACTTCATTGCGCAGTACAGCAACTGCTATGATTTCATTGATTATTGGGATTTCATTCTATTTAAGTACAGCTTTGATTGATCTTATTAGAAAGGTGACAGGTTGGTTACCTGATAATATAAATGACGGAAGGCTAGATAATGTTTATTGGGTGATGGTGGGAATTGGGGTGCTCAACTTTGGTTATTTTCTAGGTTGTGCTAAGTTGTACAAGTACCAGAATGTTGAAAAGGTAGCAGATGAGAGTTCTTCAAGTTCTGATAAGTGAAGATGACAATATTTAGATATAGATTTGTGcgcataaatttaatatataagtatTGTGTGTAGTATAAGTATGCTTAGTTTACTCTTCCTAGAAATTTTTGTGCAATATCAGTCGATGTATTTTCGTGCTTAgatgtataatttattatttattagaaaattaaaaaatacagtaGAAATAgccattaaataaattattattattattattattaattaaaaacaaccaactaaaaattttattggtatataAATTATGTGATACATATTTAGTATCTTATTCGGTCAAGTAGTTATCTCACATGATAAATTCAAAATCGATATCCATGtcccaattaaaaaaaaaaatcatttgatAAAAGAATTATAGAAGAATTACTATATGTGGTCAATAAGAAATTGGAGCACGTGGAAATTTTGGAAATTTCTAACTGGAGAGATACAGAATGCGATCTAGCTTTTTCACTAGCTTCAGGGAGTTTCAATTTCAGCAATATGTATCGTTGAGCTTGAATTTGGTATTTGAACACGGTTTTAATTGGGAGAATTCATTCGATATAATTAGTGGGTTGGCAATATATTCATTCTGATAATTAATCATAATACAGAATATATTCATTCAATCTCAGGaggtcaaaagaaaaaaaaaaaagcaaagcaTCCATTGTAAGAAATGTACATTTGGTTTCTCATTACTGACACAACAAAAAGAATTAAAGAAATCCTATAATGTCTCTGTCTAAAATGTAACAGTGGCAAAGCATTGTTGCTCGAAGTTTTCTAATGGTTGGTCACATTGTTATTCACAAAAGAATTATCAGCTGAAATATCTTCTCAATTGGAATAGAGTCCAGGGCTAAATATTGCACATTCTAATGATGAAATCTTTCGATTACTTGGCTGAAATCCTGGCTCCTCAGTTCGAATTGGAAGATGGGATATTGGAGTTCGTGAATTTTGTACAGTCAAATGGTCCTACCCCTTGGTTATTTTTCCGTTTAACCTGAAAAGCACATAAATCCTAGATGTCAGGCCAAATTGGAAACAGAGATGATTTTCGTTTGCAAGAAAAAGCGTTTTGTTATTTGCTAAGTAGATGATTTTCATTTCCTTCACGAAACAACCCTCATAAAGCGCAGGGCAGTTACACAAGAGCAAGACAGGCTATGGTACTAATTGATATGCATAGTTATGTACACAATATTTATTATAAGAGGAaagtttattatttagtccataTGGTATAAGAAAATTTCATATCTATATGGTATAAAAAAACTAtcaattttgtaaaatatttattaattagatcTCCGCATTGAgagtattttaaactttttaaaactttaagaatattttaatgaatttttcaaaaaGGAAAGACTAACTAATGGATTTCTTGGTACCACAAGAATCAAATAGTAATTTTCCCACCTTAAAAACTACAATGGTCAGGCTTATAGAAGTGATTGTCTAGGATGTAGGACCTTACCGGGGACCAAGGACCAGGTTCAGGTAAAGACTTGTCCTGGGGTGAATTTTGTACAGCGCCACCTTTCATCATTAGAATTTCCTGCAGAACACTTATGAGTTAGATCATAGTACGCGTTACCTTCTAAAATTTCTATACCAGAGTGGGACTCTAGTACCTCTCCAGCAGCTTCAAAGGCAGCTAACCATTCATCAGAAAAAGGAACAGCATTTTGTGGAGGTCTTATTACAAGTGCCTCTTGCCTCTTGTCATTCCCAGATTTCTTTCTGCCATCATCATATGGTCcgatgattaattttaaaatacataatGTTCTTATTCTGAAAAAATCTATGGTTAAACTGCAAGTGCATAAACAATTGAAAAGAGGAAACAAGGACTCAATCCATGCACAAATAAGAGTTGGGTTAGATGCTTACAGAGAGAGTGTTGCTTCCTTGACTACTTCTGAGGACACAGCACCGTTGCCTTTGTAGATCGCAATTTCAGCTTCCACAGGCAAATTATTACCCTCTACTAAATTGACTTCTGCATCCTGCCGGGTACTTCCATCTAATGTCTTATTAGAGTCAGAAGTATCCACTGCCCCTGCCACTGCCTTACGGTCTTCATTTTTCTTGGAGGATGAATCGAAATTCCAAGGATGTGCTTGATTGTCAAGTTCATTTCTGCACTTACAATCTGCAAACCATCTGATATTTTCCATTGATGGAAGCTCGGAGTTATTATCCATATTAAAACCAGCATCATGCATCACAGGGTTCGTTTGAATGTCAGTATCAAAACTTGTTGATGCAGCTGGTAAACTGTCGCATTGCTCTAAAACAGTGCCTGAAATATTCTCCCGTGTATCTTCCTCCTGAGATTCAACAGTATTCACAAGCAACAAGTTGTCACCTGAACACAATCCATTATTTTCCGAAGGAACTTCTTCAATCATAACATCAAGATTTTGAAGCTCAGGACATTGTTTAGGCTGTCTACTGATATCATCAACCATCAGCGAAGATTTCTCAACAGTCAGTGAGGTACTAGCATTGCTGTTGTAGCTATCCACTGTCAAATTATTATCTAAATGCTGTGGTACTGCATCTTCAATAAGTCTGTCCTTAATCATATCATCAACTCCAGCATGTTCAGCTTCCCTGATTTCACATTGGTGTAGACTCTGAGGAATTTCAGATACACTTCCACCCACTGCACTGATGCCTCCAAAGGATCTGTTATCATCATTCGAAAGATTATCATCACGCGCCTCTCGACTCTGACTCCCCTGTTCAGCTTCATGAGCACAAGAAGCTATCAGCTTAAATTGGTCAACAGACTCTTCTTTCACATCGTGCATACCATTAAAGCAATCATTGTGCAGTATGGAAGAATCACTTTCTCTATAACAAGCTTCATTAGCTGGCTGTAAATCAGTGATGGTAGTGAAATTTTTCGTTGAGGAATCCAACTGTTTGTCAAGGACAAATTCATGCTCATTCGTATCGTTTATTCTAGAAGAAACTTCAACTAGGATGGCAGAGCTAATTTGGGATGTGATGCGTGAACAAAAATTATTCACCTTAACACCACCAGTGATGACTGCACCAATCATATCGCCCTTGCCCATCCTTTCCGCTGTCGCGTTAGCTTCACCACTAAGCTCAATGTCACGCCTAAAATTTTCAACCACAGGCTCAATGTTTACAGAAGCTGTTAAATCATTTTCAATATGTATGCATGCAACCTTTCCAGCTCCATCAAGACCAGAATCATGGTTTACAGGAGATGTTGAAAAAAGAACATCGGAGCTTCCCAATTCACCTTCACAAGCACTAGTTCTTGATTCATCAGATTCAAAACTCTGAAGGACATCTTTCTCCTGGTCCTCTTCAATGCCTTTTCCAGGCAATAAGCAACTGATAGAAAGTGGTCTGCTATTATACTGAGACGATGGTTCTGTTACAAGACAGGGATTTAGAAGCTCCGCTTGTTCTGCTGATTTTGCACTTGGATAATCAATAATCAAGTTTGAGTTATCCACTGTTAAAGTGCTCAATGAAACCTTGCCACTTTTAACCAACATATTACCCTCCACACACAGGATTTGTGCATCTCCCACATGCAACTCCCTATTCAAGTAATTAATTCCAGTAGTGCCCTCTTTTGTGGATTCTAAATATGTAATGTGAGATTGACAATATTCTGTTGCACCACACTCTTGGACTTTTAGACTAGCATCTGCAGCCTTTGAACTATCATGTTTGTTAATATCTTCTGAAGCTCTGCTGTGCTCAAACAAAACACCATTGAGCCTCTGGCTCTCCACATTAGAAATGAAATCAGTTTGGCAGCTGTCAGGCTTCATCAGCTCATCTTGTTGGGGACTCTGCTCCTTGGCTTCATGCACTCTTGAAGAAGCCCCACCCCAGTTATTTTTCCCCCCTGCAGACTGAGACTCTGAACAGAAACTATGTTCCTTTGTAGTGGGATTGTACTGCCTGTCTTCCACATTTTGGTTAACTGTTGTACTATTTGCCTCAGGACCTTCAACTTCCATTGGGAGGCTGGGAGAGGATGTAGAATGGGGATACTCTAGACCAGAAACATTAGTGTCTCTAGTTCTGACGCAAGCATTAATAACACTCCTGACATCATCTTGTTCCAATTGTTCACATGGAACATTTTGAAGAGGCAACTTATTATCGTTGCTCTGCTGTGCCATTTGCTCCACGGAAGAGATCTTCAGAATTTTACATGGTTCTGCAAGATCTAGAGATTGGTTGACTGCTGTATTATTTGCCTCAGGGCCTTCAACTTCCATTGGAAGGCTGTGAGAGGATGTAGAATGGGGATACTCTAGACCAGAACCATTTGTGTCTCTAGTTCCGACGCAAGCATTAATAACACTCCTGACATCATCTTGTTCCAATTGTTCACATGGAACATTTTGAAAAGGCAACTTATTATCGTTGCTCTGCTGTGCCACATGCTCCACGGAAGAGATCTTCAGAATTTTATATGGTTCTGCAAGATCTAGAGATTGTGTATCAGCATCACCACAAATATCATGCGGCTGTCGCTTACAATTTGTTGAACTCTCAGAGTTAAGTTGCACCTGCAATGTCACCTTCTGTATACTGTTCAATTCTTTGCTAGGTTTTATCTTTCCACACAAGGCAGCATTCACAGAAGATGAGGATGCTGTACTTGAGCATGAAGGTATATTCCTGGATGGTCGGGGGGGCTTTTGATGAATAGAATTTATGGCACCAACTTTGCTTTTATTAGGAATATTAGAATCAGGGAGATTGCATTGCGTACTTCTCTGTAGCAGGCTATGCGAACCAGAAGATTTTGACTGCAAAGTAATTTCCGCAAATGAGAAACATGGCATCTCTAATAGTGCAAGTAGGAATGTATGATCTGATCAAACATTTTGAAACACAAAGTATTTCTGTTGGtgcattaattatttaatttctgataATCAGCGCACCTGACCAAAAAATCCCAGTGATGGTGATGGCATTCGCAAGCCTGATGGTTTCGCTGGTTGGGGTTGTGTAGATTGCATGTTTCCACCATTAAAGCAACCaatttgagagaaagaaaatgcaATTTTGCTGGCATTGCTATCATGGCCTTTTGCTGGACAAACAACAGAGGGAACTACTGAAACTGGAACTACTTCTGAACTACTATTCAATTGGCTACCCTGGGGAAGCTGTACTTTGGATGACATATCTATTACTGGCCCTGAGACCTTTACCTTTGAAAGAGATATGAGAAAGCAATAGCACAGTTATCAGATAATAAGAAAACACTAATGTTCTACAAAATCTGTCGGTCTGGTTGAATCCTACAAATTTCTTCTAAGTTTAATTAACATGACTGTAACTTCTAGAGTTTGAGGTTCGCACCACATTTCTTCTTGTCTGATGAGCTGTGGATTTTATGATTGATTTTCCAGCAGGAGCAGACTGTGCACTATTTTTGACAGTTTTTGTATTTGTTGAAGTGTCCTTCAACCCAATATTTTTCTGCGCATTAACTGCAAAATGTAACaaatacaaatttaaatatcaatttGACTTGATGCAAGAGTGAAATCTGATTGAAAAGAATCATAAGTGGAGCTGGTCTTTGAAATCTGATGCAGATGAGAAACTGAATCCAGAAGATACATTAAGAACATAATATTTCATATCACTGGGAACTGAATAGACAAAAATATACATTTATCACCTGGCTGAGAAATATAATTTCTCTTAGAGTGGCTGACATTAGTTGCAGAACTTCTAGAAGTTGTTGAAACAACTGAAGGATCAGGCTTTGGACCCAGCAGTTTTGAAACTCTTGAGGTTTTAGTTGCCACTTTTGTTGTGTTCGCTTTTGGAGTTCAAAGAAGTTAAGGGCAAGTTTTCCATTAAGCAAATAGAATAACAAAGAAGAACATTCCTAAGAAACATAAACAAACCATCAAACATACTATTTTAGCATAAAATGATTCTTAAAGGATATTGTGATGAAGCCACTTGTCGTGGGCAGCCATTACGCTTAGAAGCACT
Encoded proteins:
- the LOC110626061 gene encoding uncharacterized protein LOC110626061 isoform X1; the protein is METDLSLIEISGEDDSLLSIQHISPDAAAATDNSYFSCSPLLPIPRSTCSLHPPSQLLASPVESRKGTDDTCIPSSSSCEDSRDNNMNKENVNLNKPEPPKLSLEPQQMKRKKKGGGYNLRKSLAWNRAFFTEEGVLDPSELSMLSGHSGKSSGEMLSIIHEGRESLCGELDSISDSPDLQSLEHNLFKELPSSTPTKNRNNAAKLTTHLGSPAKEKKGPASAAKRKVLSTHDINRSASKRNGCPRQVASSHPKANTTKVATKTSRVSKLLGPKPDPSVVSTTSRSSATNVSHSKRNYISQPGDKFNAQKNIGLKDTSTNTKTVKNSAQSAPAGKSIIKSTAHQTRRNVVKVSGPVIDMSSKVQLPQGSQLNSSSEVVPVSVVPSVVCPAKGHDSNASKIAFSFSQIGCFNGGNMQSTQPQPAKPSGLRMPSPSLGFFGQSKSSGSHSLLQRSTQCNLPDSNIPNKSKVGAINSIHQKPPRPSRNIPSCSSTASSSSVNAALCGKIKPSKELNSIQKVTLQVQLNSESSTNCKRQPHDICGDADTQSLDLAEPYKILKISSVEHVAQQSNDNKLPFQNVPCEQLEQDDVRSVINACVGTRDTNGSGLEYPHSTSSHSLPMEVEGPEANNTAVNQSLDLAEPCKILKISSVEQMAQQSNDNKLPLQNVPCEQLEQDDVRSVINACVRTRDTNVSGLEYPHSTSSPSLPMEVEGPEANSTTVNQNVEDRQYNPTTKEHSFCSESQSAGGKNNWGGASSRVHEAKEQSPQQDELMKPDSCQTDFISNVESQRLNGVLFEHSRASEDINKHDSSKAADASLKVQECGATEYCQSHITYLESTKEGTTGINYLNRELHVGDAQILCVEGNMLVKSGKVSLSTLTVDNSNLIIDYPSAKSAEQAELLNPCLVTEPSSQYNSRPLSISCLLPGKGIEEDQEKDVLQSFESDESRTSACEGELGSSDVLFSTSPVNHDSGLDGAGKVACIHIENDLTASVNIEPVVENFRRDIELSGEANATAERMGKGDMIGAVITGGVKVNNFCSRITSQISSAILVEVSSRINDTNEHEFVLDKQLDSSTKNFTTITDLQPANEACYRESDSSILHNDCFNGMHDVKEESVDQFKLIASCAHEAEQGSQSREARDDNLSNDDNRSFGGISAVGGSVSEIPQSLHQCEIREAEHAGVDDMIKDRLIEDAVPQHLDNNLTVDSYNSNASTSLTVEKSSLMVDDISRQPKQCPELQNLDVMIEEVPSENNGLCSGDNLLLVNTVESQEEDTRENISGTVLEQCDSLPAASTSFDTDIQTNPVMHDAGFNMDNNSELPSMENIRWFADCKCRNELDNQAHPWNFDSSSKKNEDRKAVAGAVDTSDSNKTLDGSTRQDAEVNLVEGNNLPVEAEIAIYKGNGAVSSEVVKEATLSLKKSGNDKRQEALVIRPPQNAVPFSDEWLAAFEAAGEEILMMKGGAVQNSPQDKSLPEPGPWSPVKRKNNQGVGPFDCTKFTNSNIPSSNSN
- the LOC110626061 gene encoding uncharacterized protein LOC110626061 isoform X4 is translated as METDLSLIEISGEDDSLLSIQHISPDAAAATDNSYFSCSPLLPIPRSTCSLHPPSQLLASPVESRKGTDDTCIPSSSSCEDSRDNNMNKENVNLNKPEPPKLSLEPQQMKRKKKGGGYNLRKSLAWNRAFFTEEGVLDPSELSMLSGHSGKSSGEMLSIIHEGRESLCGELDSISDSPDLQSLEHNLFKELPSSTPTKNRNNAAKLTTHLGSPAKEKKGPASAAKRKVLSTHDINRSASKRNGCPRQVASSHPKANTTKVATKTSRVSKLLGPKPDPSVVSTTSRSSATNVSHSKRNYISQPVNAQKNIGLKDTSTNTKTVKNSAQSAPAGKSIIKSTAHQTRRNVVSGPVIDMSSKVQLPQGSQLNSSSEVVPVSVVPSVVCPAKGHDSNASKIAFSFSQIGCFNGGNMQSTQPQPAKPSGLRMPSPSLGFFGQSKSSGSHSLLQRSTQCNLPDSNIPNKSKVGAINSIHQKPPRPSRNIPSCSSTASSSSVNAALCGKIKPSKELNSIQKVTLQVQLNSESSTNCKRQPHDICGDADTQSLDLAEPYKILKISSVEHVAQQSNDNKLPFQNVPCEQLEQDDVRSVINACVGTRDTNGSGLEYPHSTSSHSLPMEVEGPEANNTAVNQSLDLAEPCKILKISSVEQMAQQSNDNKLPLQNVPCEQLEQDDVRSVINACVRTRDTNVSGLEYPHSTSSPSLPMEVEGPEANSTTVNQNVEDRQYNPTTKEHSFCSESQSAGGKNNWGGASSRVHEAKEQSPQQDELMKPDSCQTDFISNVESQRLNGVLFEHSRASEDINKHDSSKAADASLKVQECGATEYCQSHITYLESTKEGTTGINYLNRELHVGDAQILCVEGNMLVKSGKVSLSTLTVDNSNLIIDYPSAKSAEQAELLNPCLVTEPSSQYNSRPLSISCLLPGKGIEEDQEKDVLQSFESDESRTSACEGELGSSDVLFSTSPVNHDSGLDGAGKVACIHIENDLTASVNIEPVVENFRRDIELSGEANATAERMGKGDMIGAVITGGVKVNNFCSRITSQISSAILVEVSSRINDTNEHEFVLDKQLDSSTKNFTTITDLQPANEACYRESDSSILHNDCFNGMHDVKEESVDQFKLIASCAHEAEQGSQSREARDDNLSNDDNRSFGGISAVGGSVSEIPQSLHQCEIREAEHAGVDDMIKDRLIEDAVPQHLDNNLTVDSYNSNASTSLTVEKSSLMVDDISRQPKQCPELQNLDVMIEEVPSENNGLCSGDNLLLVNTVESQEEDTRENISGTVLEQCDSLPAASTSFDTDIQTNPVMHDAGFNMDNNSELPSMENIRWFADCKCRNELDNQAHPWNFDSSSKKNEDRKAVAGAVDTSDSNKTLDGSTRQDAEVNLVEGNNLPVEAEIAIYKGNGAVSSEVVKEATLSLKKSGNDKRQEALVIRPPQNAVPFSDEWLAAFEAAGEEILMMKGGAVQNSPQDKSLPEPGPWSPVKRKNNQGVGPFDCTKFTNSNIPSSNSN
- the LOC110626061 gene encoding uncharacterized protein LOC110626061 isoform X3, with the translated sequence METDLSLIEISGEDDSLLSIQHISPDAAAATDNSYFSCSPLLPIPRSTCSLHPPSQLLASPVESRKGTDDTCIPSSSSCEDSRDNNMNKENVNLNKPEPPKLSLEPQQMKRKKKGGGYNLRKSLAWNRAFFTEEGVLDPSELSMLSGHSGKSSGEMLSIIHEGRESLCGELDSISDSPDLQSLEHNLFKELPSSTPTKNRNNAAKLTTHLGSPAKEKKGPASAAKRKVLSTHDINRSASKRNGCPRQVASSHPKANTTKVATKTSRVSKLLGPKPDPSVVSTTSRSSATNVSHSKRNYISQPVNAQKNIGLKDTSTNTKTVKNSAQSAPAGKSIIKSTAHQTRRNVVKVSGPVIDMSSKVQLPQGSQLNSSSEVVPVSVVPSVVCPAKGHDSNASKIAFSFSQIGCFNGGNMQSTQPQPAKPSGLRMPSPSLGFFGQSKSSGSHSLLQRSTQCNLPDSNIPNKSKVGAINSIHQKPPRPSRNIPSCSSTASSSSVNAALCGKIKPSKELNSIQKVTLQVQLNSESSTNCKRQPHDICGDADTQSLDLAEPYKILKISSVEHVAQQSNDNKLPFQNVPCEQLEQDDVRSVINACVGTRDTNGSGLEYPHSTSSHSLPMEVEGPEANNTAVNQSLDLAEPCKILKISSVEQMAQQSNDNKLPLQNVPCEQLEQDDVRSVINACVRTRDTNVSGLEYPHSTSSPSLPMEVEGPEANSTTVNQNVEDRQYNPTTKEHSFCSESQSAGGKNNWGGASSRVHEAKEQSPQQDELMKPDSCQTDFISNVESQRLNGVLFEHSRASEDINKHDSSKAADASLKVQECGATEYCQSHITYLESTKEGTTGINYLNRELHVGDAQILCVEGNMLVKSGKVSLSTLTVDNSNLIIDYPSAKSAEQAELLNPCLVTEPSSQYNSRPLSISCLLPGKGIEEDQEKDVLQSFESDESRTSACEGELGSSDVLFSTSPVNHDSGLDGAGKVACIHIENDLTASVNIEPVVENFRRDIELSGEANATAERMGKGDMIGAVITGGVKVNNFCSRITSQISSAILVEVSSRINDTNEHEFVLDKQLDSSTKNFTTITDLQPANEACYRESDSSILHNDCFNGMHDVKEESVDQFKLIASCAHEAEQGSQSREARDDNLSNDDNRSFGGISAVGGSVSEIPQSLHQCEIREAEHAGVDDMIKDRLIEDAVPQHLDNNLTVDSYNSNASTSLTVEKSSLMVDDISRQPKQCPELQNLDVMIEEVPSENNGLCSGDNLLLVNTVESQEEDTRENISGTVLEQCDSLPAASTSFDTDIQTNPVMHDAGFNMDNNSELPSMENIRWFADCKCRNELDNQAHPWNFDSSSKKNEDRKAVAGAVDTSDSNKTLDGSTRQDAEVNLVEGNNLPVEAEIAIYKGNGAVSSEVVKEATLSLKKSGNDKRQEALVIRPPQNAVPFSDEWLAAFEAAGEEILMMKGGAVQNSPQDKSLPEPGPWSPVKRKNNQGVGPFDCTKFTNSNIPSSNSN